One genomic segment of Clostridium estertheticum subsp. estertheticum includes these proteins:
- a CDS encoding 3'-5' exonuclease, whose translation MRMIFFDTETTGIRPGNICQLSYILVDTDYKPTKTIGKNIFFTVDYVEPSAEDVHGFSVDTLFALSEGKTFEDSYEGFIEDFINADILIGHNVNFDIKFLTHELENCGHALNPKHTFCTMKYYKDICKLFTSRGGYKNPKLAEAIKFLDLNEDQINLKSNKYFGDAANFHDARFDTTATYLLVTEGIKKGFIPKHYFTNLAK comes from the coding sequence ATGAGAATGATTTTTTTTGATACAGAAACTACTGGCATAAGACCAGGCAATATATGTCAGCTTAGTTATATACTCGTTGATACTGACTATAAACCTACGAAAACAATAGGTAAAAATATATTTTTTACTGTAGATTATGTAGAACCATCTGCAGAGGATGTACATGGTTTTAGTGTAGATACTTTGTTTGCACTAAGCGAAGGCAAAACTTTCGAAGATTCTTATGAAGGTTTTATTGAAGATTTTATAAATGCAGATATTCTTATAGGGCACAATGTTAATTTTGATATAAAATTTTTAACTCACGAACTTGAGAATTGTGGACATGCTCTAAACCCTAAACATACATTTTGTACCATGAAGTATTATAAAGACATATGTAAACTCTTCACTTCGCGTGGAGGATACAAAAATCCAAAATTAGCAGAAGCCATTAAATTTCTTGATTTAAACGAAGATCAAATAAACTTAAAAAGCAACAAGTATTTTGGAGACGCTGCAAATTTTCATGATGCTAGATTTGATACTACTGCAACATATTTACTAGTTACAGAAGGTATTAAAAAAGGTTTCATACCAAAACATTATTTCACGAATCTTGCTAAATAA
- a CDS encoding asparagine synthase: MREGLIPTILGTVVSVAGASFSKNNMKKKTMLPMIEAGVVGFGLAHIVLGAIDLVEHRK; encoded by the coding sequence ATGCGTGAAGGATTAATTCCAACGATTTTAGGTACAGTTGTAAGCGTTGCTGGTGCATCATTTTCAAAGAATAACATGAAGAAGAAAACTATGCTTCCCATGATAGAAGCTGGTGTTGTAGGCTTTGGACTTGCTCACATAGTGCTTGGAGCAATTGATCTTGTTGAACACAGAAAATAG
- a CDS encoding anti-sigma-I factor RsgI family protein has translation MNKTGIVINIINKKAGIMTSSGEFLYIKISKGLPNIGEIYTGKLYNKNLFIYKYVISVASLMFMIVSSAYAHSYYTPVSTIILRINPSISIDANKWNKIISSKPLNSDGAQILNNIKLKNKSIDVGLGLLVKEAKTENFINEKYVSDKKVVNLDIKSTKPISIDISNFEDTIGSNNLNVKINLSPSNTKNIDIIINNKKINTSTLNKRKITNNQSNINISENKPSKIKDTLKDNTKPTIKKYNKISNDMKIENKNSTSNSSSSTKHENSNKIRNNGHTSKNKNIKNSNLPINTNIQKYTNKKQNRNSN, from the coding sequence ATGAATAAAACAGGTATTGTGATAAATATCATTAATAAAAAAGCTGGCATTATGACTTCCAGTGGAGAATTTTTATATATAAAAATTAGCAAAGGATTACCTAATATAGGTGAAATTTATACAGGAAAATTATACAATAAAAATTTATTTATTTATAAATATGTTATAAGCGTTGCATCACTGATGTTTATGATTGTTTCTAGCGCCTATGCGCATTCCTACTATACCCCTGTTTCAACTATAATTCTTAGAATTAACCCTTCTATTTCTATAGACGCTAATAAATGGAATAAAATTATTAGTTCTAAGCCACTGAATTCTGATGGTGCCCAAATACTTAATAATATTAAGTTAAAAAATAAATCTATTGACGTTGGTCTCGGCCTTTTAGTTAAAGAAGCTAAAACTGAAAACTTTATAAACGAGAAATATGTAAGTGATAAAAAAGTTGTTAATCTTGACATTAAAAGTACCAAACCCATCTCTATAGATATTTCTAACTTTGAAGATACTATAGGTAGTAATAATTTAAATGTTAAAATTAATCTATCTCCGAGCAACACTAAGAACATTGATATAATAATTAATAATAAAAAAATAAATACTTCAACTTTAAATAAAAGAAAAATTACAAATAACCAATCAAATATAAATATAAGCGAAAATAAACCATCTAAAATTAAAGATACGTTGAAAGATAACACCAAACCTACAATAAAAAAATATAATAAAATTAGCAACGATATGAAAATCGAAAACAAAAATTCAACTAGTAATTCATCATCTAGTACAAAACATGAAAATTCAAATAAAATCAGAAACAATGGACATACATCTAAAAATAAAAACATTAAAAATTCTAATTTGCCTATTAATACTAACATACAAAAATATACTAATAAAAAACAAAATAGAAATAGCAACTAA
- a CDS encoding sigma factor: protein MNLKLLFHKNKKIVSGLDEEQSFNIDDLFIENRNNFIEKSKGFIYSTTSKICKRHLSWENDEELSIALTSFNVACDKYDKTKGNFYGFSKIIIKNSLIDFFRKNATCPSLMFSNNEFNIDYIDEKNSITNFEIQIENEFRVDEINLFSKELLKYKINFDSLINLSPSHKDTRNNLLNVAFLSSREESILRHLRTKKRLPTKEIIILTASNRKLIEKWRIYIISLILIITNPEYVYLKSYLDIKEGDINE from the coding sequence ATGAACTTAAAACTTCTTTTTCATAAAAACAAAAAAATAGTCTCGGGGTTAGATGAAGAACAAAGTTTTAATATAGATGATTTATTTATTGAAAATCGTAATAATTTTATTGAAAAAAGCAAAGGTTTTATTTATTCGACTACAAGTAAGATATGCAAAAGACATTTAAGCTGGGAAAATGATGAAGAACTTAGTATTGCACTTACTTCCTTTAATGTAGCTTGTGACAAATATGATAAAACAAAAGGAAATTTTTATGGTTTTAGTAAAATTATTATTAAAAATTCCTTAATAGATTTTTTTAGAAAAAATGCAACATGCCCTAGTCTAATGTTTTCTAATAATGAATTTAATATAGATTATATAGATGAAAAAAATTCAATTACTAATTTTGAGATTCAAATAGAGAATGAATTTAGAGTTGATGAAATAAACTTATTTTCTAAGGAATTATTAAAATATAAAATTAATTTTGATTCACTAATTAACTTATCCCCGTCTCACAAAGATACAAGAAATAATTTATTAAATGTTGCATTTTTATCATCTAGGGAAGAATCAATATTAAGGCATTTAAGGACAAAGAAAAGACTACCAACCAAGGAAATAATAATACTAACTGCCTCCAACAGAAAGTTAATAGAAAAATGGCGTATATATATAATTTCTTTAATACTAATAATTACTAACCCGGAATATGTGTATTTGAAATCCTATCTTGATATAAAAGAGGGTGACATAAATGAATAA
- a CDS encoding IS607 family transposase, whose product MHEYVSITKAAQIIGVTPKTMRVWDNEGVLKSYKTPKGHRRYSLDEIESLALGRVSNVVNIDNKVYIYSRVSTRKQCESGNLDRQTQRLQKYCLDKDYEVVEIYNEVASGLNDKRPKLSKMLSNLEGVSKIIVEYPDRLARFGLNYLILMLKNIGITVEFVEDAESKSINEDMTKDIISIITCFSTKLYGATGGRKVKKTLDELAMPKLIEKAVTVIEGDSKMSTL is encoded by the coding sequence ATGCATGAATATGTAAGTATAACAAAAGCTGCTCAAATAATAGGTGTAACACCTAAAACTATGAGAGTATGGGACAATGAAGGTGTGCTTAAAAGTTATAAAACACCAAAAGGTCATAGAAGGTACTCTTTAGATGAAATTGAGTCATTAGCACTGGGAAGAGTATCTAATGTTGTTAATATAGATAATAAGGTTTATATATATTCAAGAGTTTCAACAAGAAAACAATGTGAAAGTGGTAATTTAGATAGACAAACACAAAGATTACAAAAATATTGTTTAGATAAAGATTATGAAGTTGTTGAAATCTATAACGAAGTTGCCTCTGGTCTTAATGATAAAAGACCCAAGCTAAGTAAAATGCTATCTAATTTGGAGGGCGTAAGTAAAATAATAGTTGAATATCCAGATAGATTAGCTAGATTTGGTTTAAATTATCTAATTTTAATGCTAAAAAACATAGGTATTACCGTGGAGTTTGTCGAAGATGCTGAAAGTAAATCTATAAATGAGGATATGACCAAAGATATTATAAGTATAATAACGTGTTTTTCTACTAAATTATATGGTGCTACAGGTGGAAGAAAAGTAAAAAAAACCTTAGATGAATTAGCCATGCCTAAATTAATAGAAAAGGCGGTGACTGTAATTGAAGGCGACTCTAAGATGTCTACTTTATAA
- a CDS encoding IS200/IS605 family element transposase accessory protein TnpB, producing MKATLRCLLYNPSNEDFELISDMMNHFCKAKHFAYKRLEENRFTEGFKIHELSKSVSENYGLNSRQSKDAVEQARQTMISQVQLLNLRITEYEGKVEKLLKKFDKGVKLEQRHGLITKLNKRLRKLCTYLTHKTNNTLPSVIFGGKENFYNRCKGTISKEDYQLRRNNQFVSRGDKTKKGNPNLRIVIKDTNIYLEITTLESTKMDSRLKFDGSFTKSKITYKKILTPIYIPQKLSKKTGKINGFNYKDKLLMQVVNENSYQVELLLRDGKIYAHVTFELEKTEVTNTCHNFIIGIDTNPDGLALTMIDNKGNYKWHYYLKNTELLTASSTRRVNLCGELAKSVVWASKTYGCGIAVEDLEFINDKDVHSKIARKTSQFCYRLILTMIESACYKNGVEFIKVKAQYTSKIGLYKYCHQYGMDVHNGAAMVIARRSYGFKEKVPKLYKGFFKPIPIIKDGKLTYTNTTYSNEWSNWSNVSARFKMILQKDCYPGFVIKNRKDIRDMILA from the coding sequence TTGAAGGCGACTCTAAGATGTCTACTTTATAATCCAAGTAACGAAGACTTTGAGTTAATAAGTGACATGATGAATCATTTTTGCAAAGCTAAGCATTTTGCTTATAAGCGTCTTGAAGAAAATAGATTTACAGAAGGTTTTAAAATCCATGAATTGAGTAAAAGTGTTTCTGAAAACTACGGTTTAAATTCAAGGCAATCTAAAGATGCTGTGGAACAAGCTAGACAAACAATGATTTCCCAGGTACAGCTATTAAATTTAAGAATAACAGAATATGAAGGCAAAGTAGAAAAACTTCTTAAGAAATTTGATAAAGGAGTTAAGTTAGAACAAAGACATGGTCTAATAACTAAATTAAATAAAAGGCTTAGAAAGCTTTGTACTTATTTAACTCACAAAACAAATAATACGTTACCTTCAGTTATATTTGGAGGCAAAGAAAATTTCTACAACCGTTGCAAGGGTACAATATCTAAGGAAGACTATCAATTACGTAGAAATAATCAATTTGTTTCTCGTGGTGATAAAACTAAGAAAGGTAATCCTAATCTTAGAATTGTTATTAAAGATACAAATATTTATCTTGAAATAACAACACTTGAATCAACAAAAATGGATTCTCGGTTAAAATTTGACGGTAGCTTTACAAAATCAAAAATAACTTACAAAAAAATATTAACGCCAATATACATTCCACAAAAATTATCTAAAAAAACTGGCAAGATAAATGGATTTAACTATAAAGATAAACTACTTATGCAAGTAGTAAATGAAAATTCATATCAAGTTGAACTACTTCTTAGAGATGGAAAGATATATGCACATGTTACTTTTGAACTAGAAAAAACTGAAGTTACTAATACTTGCCATAATTTCATTATCGGAATTGATACTAATCCAGATGGTTTAGCATTAACTATGATAGATAACAAAGGCAATTATAAATGGCATTATTATTTAAAAAATACAGAACTTTTAACCGCAAGTAGTACCCGCAGAGTAAATCTATGCGGGGAACTAGCTAAATCAGTAGTTTGGGCATCAAAAACTTACGGATGTGGCATTGCTGTAGAGGATTTAGAGTTTATTAATGATAAGGATGTTCACTCAAAAATTGCAAGAAAAACATCACAGTTTTGTTATAGATTAATACTAACTATGATTGAATCAGCTTGTTATAAAAATGGTGTTGAATTTATTAAAGTTAAAGCACAATATACAAGTAAGATTGGTTTATATAAATATTGTCACCAGTATGGAATGGATGTTCATAACGGAGCGGCTATGGTTATAGCAAGGCGAAGTTATGGATTTAAAGAAAAAGTTCCGAAGCTATATAAGGGTTTCTTTAAGCCAATACCAATTATTAAAGATGGAAAATTAACTTATACTAATACGACTTATTCTAACGAATGGAGTAATTGGTCTAATGTTTCTGCGAGATTCAAAATGATACTTCAAAAGGATTGTTACCCAGGATTTGTTATTAAGAATCGTAAAGATATAAGAGATATGATACTTGCTTAA
- a CDS encoding DUF5667 domain-containing protein: protein MKRVSNLVAAIVFTIIINTQVFAIGVENSNSTSNEININEVVNKETKIITDSIFYFINTGLYNLKLFLNFEDVKKTEIILQIENERLAQCDDMTDKEKYKLAKDMIKELEKGNKLDATRQEYQLVKVSLEQAKKSGDVVAIRVAEELLKEKQSLYKVAIEEKKSVSVPNKVE from the coding sequence ATGAAGAGAGTAAGTAATTTAGTTGCAGCTATAGTATTTACAATAATCATAAATACACAGGTGTTTGCAATAGGTGTTGAAAATTCTAATAGTACAAGTAATGAAATAAATATAAATGAGGTTGTAAATAAGGAAACAAAAATCATAACAGATAGCATTTTCTATTTTATTAATACGGGATTGTATAATCTAAAATTATTTTTAAACTTTGAGGATGTTAAGAAAACAGAAATAATTTTACAAATTGAAAATGAAAGATTAGCACAATGTGATGATATGACAGATAAAGAAAAATATAAATTGGCGAAAGATATGATTAAAGAATTAGAAAAGGGAAATAAGTTAGACGCCACAAGACAAGAATATCAATTAGTGAAAGTTAGTTTAGAGCAAGCGAAGAAATCTGGTGATGTGGTAGCAATAAGGGTGGCTGAAGAATTGTTAAAAGAAAAACAAAGTTTATATAAAGTTGCTATAGAAGAGAAGAAAAGTGTTAGTGTGCCAAACAAAGTAGAATAA
- a CDS encoding hemerythrin domain-containing protein has product MNAIDLMIEEHKLIKRMLTVTRKISIKVLNNEEVDYNDFNKVIDFVRNFADKHHHNKEEVILFKKMGDVLGERIANGPIMGMLVEHDLGRLFIGNLETALIKFKGGDNDSRVDIIANAIGYTDLLYRHIEKEDTTIYTFAQRKLNKEQLNEIDLACLEVEKEAKKNNLQDTYITLLKELESKIG; this is encoded by the coding sequence ATGAATGCTATAGATTTAATGATTGAAGAACATAAACTTATAAAGAGGATGCTCACTGTAACAAGGAAAATCTCTATTAAGGTGCTTAACAATGAAGAAGTTGATTATAATGATTTTAATAAAGTTATTGATTTTGTACGTAATTTTGCAGATAAACATCATCATAATAAAGAAGAGGTTATTCTCTTTAAAAAAATGGGTGACGTTTTAGGAGAGCGAATAGCTAATGGTCCAATTATGGGTATGCTTGTTGAACATGATTTAGGCAGACTTTTTATAGGAAATCTAGAAACAGCTTTAATTAAATTTAAGGGTGGAGATAATGATTCTAGAGTAGATATAATCGCAAATGCTATAGGATACACTGACCTTCTTTATAGGCATATAGAAAAAGAAGATACCACCATTTATACTTTTGCACAAAGAAAGTTAAACAAAGAGCAACTAAACGAAATTGACCTTGCCTGCCTTGAGGTAGAAAAAGAAGCTAAAAAAAATAATCTTCAGGATACCTATATTACCTTATTAAAAGAATTAGAATCTAAAATTGGTTAA
- the proB gene encoding glutamate 5-kinase: MNIRKEYLESVKRIVVKVGTSTLTHSTGLLNYKHIESLIRQLADVHNKGIEVVLVTSGAIGAGMGKLGLAKRPETIPEKQAAAAVGQGILIHMYEKFFSEYGKTTAQILLTKEDFGDKARHLNAHNTFLMLLSQGVIPVVNENDAVIVDEIMVGDNDTLSAMVTNLIGAELLIILSDIDGLYDSNPRVNPDAKIIYNVQNITDEIKQSAQGAGTELGTGGMATKINAAEIVVDGNAAMIIAEGSTPNVITDILEGIEIGTLFKGKARNKNTM, from the coding sequence ATGAACATTAGAAAAGAATATTTAGAAAGTGTAAAAAGAATTGTGGTTAAGGTAGGAACCTCAACATTGACTCATTCTACTGGATTATTAAATTACAAACATATTGAAAGTCTTATAAGACAACTCGCGGATGTTCATAATAAAGGAATTGAGGTAGTTCTTGTAACTTCTGGTGCCATAGGAGCTGGCATGGGAAAATTAGGTCTTGCAAAAAGACCGGAAACAATACCAGAAAAGCAGGCAGCGGCAGCTGTTGGTCAAGGTATATTAATACACATGTATGAAAAGTTTTTTTCAGAGTATGGAAAAACCACGGCACAAATTCTTTTGACAAAAGAGGATTTTGGGGATAAAGCGAGACATTTAAATGCTCATAATACATTTTTGATGTTATTATCACAAGGGGTAATTCCCGTAGTAAATGAAAATGATGCTGTAATCGTTGATGAAATAATGGTTGGAGATAATGATACTCTGTCGGCTATGGTTACAAATCTAATAGGGGCAGAATTACTTATAATACTTTCTGATATTGATGGATTATACGATTCAAACCCTAGGGTAAATCCTGATGCGAAAATAATATATAATGTACAAAATATTACTGATGAAATTAAGCAGTCAGCACAGGGAGCAGGAACGGAGCTTGGAACTGGTGGTATGGCAACTAAGATTAATGCAGCAGAAATTGTAGTAGATGGAAATGCTGCTATGATTATAGCAGAAGGCTCCACACCTAATGTTATTACTGACATCTTAGAAGGAATTGAAATAGGTACATTATTTAAAGGAAAGGCTAGGAATAAAAATACAATGTAA
- a CDS encoding glutamate-5-semialdehyde dehydrogenase, whose protein sequence is MDFDNYIINIGRNAKAASRIMVTVSTTMKNNALLHMAESLIDNKETIIKANNKDMESGKKNNLSTAMLDRLMINQERIEKMAEGLRNVSTLPDPIGEGVKRWKRPNDLDISMVRVPLGVIGMIYESRPNVTVDAAALCIKAGNSIILRGGSEAINTNMALAKVIIKATTTVGLPYGCIQLIEMVDRELVNKLVKLNDYVDVIIPRGGKGLKKAIIANATVPVIETGSGICHIYVDSDADLKMAEEIIVNAKTQRPGVCNAVETVLVHKDIAREFLPKLSKRLCGLGVEIRICEKGLEIIEDSKVAVEEDWATEYLDLILSIKVVSTIEDAIDHIFKYGTKHSEAIITNNYTNSQKFLREVDASCVYVNASTRFTDGAEFGFGAEIGISNQKLHARGPMGLEQLTTTKYLIYGDGQVRK, encoded by the coding sequence ATGGATTTTGATAACTACATTATAAATATAGGTAGAAATGCAAAAGCTGCGTCTAGGATTATGGTTACTGTTAGTACCACTATGAAAAATAATGCACTTTTGCATATGGCTGAATCTTTAATTGATAACAAAGAAACTATAATAAAAGCTAATAATAAGGATATGGAATCTGGGAAAAAAAATAATTTATCTACTGCGATGCTTGATAGATTAATGATTAATCAGGAGAGAATTGAAAAGATGGCTGAAGGACTTAGAAATGTATCAACTTTGCCAGATCCAATAGGTGAGGGAGTGAAAAGGTGGAAACGACCAAATGATTTAGATATTTCAATGGTGAGAGTTCCACTTGGTGTTATAGGCATGATTTATGAGTCAAGACCAAATGTTACTGTAGATGCAGCAGCTTTATGTATAAAAGCAGGAAACTCAATAATACTAAGAGGCGGGTCAGAAGCTATAAATACTAATATGGCTTTAGCTAAGGTTATTATTAAAGCAACCACGACAGTAGGACTTCCATATGGGTGTATTCAACTTATTGAGATGGTGGATAGGGAATTAGTAAATAAATTAGTAAAACTTAATGATTATGTAGATGTAATTATTCCAAGAGGTGGGAAGGGACTTAAAAAGGCTATTATAGCAAATGCAACAGTACCAGTAATTGAAACAGGATCAGGTATATGCCATATATATGTAGATTCAGATGCTGATTTAAAAATGGCTGAAGAAATAATAGTTAATGCTAAAACTCAAAGGCCAGGGGTATGTAATGCAGTAGAGACAGTACTAGTTCATAAAGATATTGCAAGAGAGTTTTTACCAAAACTATCAAAGAGACTTTGTGGATTAGGTGTAGAAATAAGAATATGTGAAAAGGGCCTGGAAATTATAGAAGATTCAAAGGTTGCGGTTGAGGAAGATTGGGCTACTGAATATTTAGATTTAATACTTTCAATTAAGGTTGTCTCGACAATAGAAGATGCAATAGATCATATTTTTAAATATGGAACAAAACATTCAGAGGCTATAATAACTAATAATTATACGAACTCTCAGAAATTTTTAAGGGAAGTTGATGCTTCTTGTGTTTATGTGAATGCTTCTACAAGATTTACAGATGGTGCAGAATTTGGATTTGGAGCAGAGATAGGAATTAGCAATCAGAAACTTCATGCTAGAGGGCCAATGGGACTTGAACAACTTACAACTACAAAGTATCTTATATATGGAGATGGTCAAGTTAGAAAATAA
- a CDS encoding YdcF family protein — protein sequence MPIGRLGRLIKTKGYIYIILGILCEIYYIGTIIFGGIVTFAWFYLGVGIVLITLGLKEKKNKKKYMLIRPGKIKNMVKICFLLALVSVVIIEGLIIQSAVSKHKEKSDYLMILGAGIRGEVPSTALFQRLYASLKYIEINPNVKIVVSGGRGSGESITEAEAMKRFLMKHGVSENNIIKEERSTNTFENMKFTTQILKKLDKKENIEVTVVTNNFHMFRAKFLAQRQGLKVYGYPAPLHPMLVPTCFAREYLAVINSFIFDK from the coding sequence ATGCCTATAGGAAGACTAGGAAGATTAATAAAAACTAAAGGATATATATATATAATTTTAGGTATATTATGTGAAATATATTATATAGGGACAATAATATTTGGTGGGATAGTAACTTTTGCATGGTTTTATCTAGGGGTTGGAATAGTATTAATAACACTAGGATTAAAAGAGAAAAAAAATAAGAAGAAGTATATGTTAATAAGACCAGGCAAGATTAAAAATATGGTGAAAATATGTTTTTTACTTGCATTAGTATCTGTTGTAATTATAGAAGGTTTAATAATTCAATCAGCTGTATCAAAACATAAGGAAAAAAGTGATTATCTTATGATTTTAGGTGCAGGTATTAGAGGTGAAGTTCCATCGACGGCACTTTTTCAAAGACTTTATGCAAGTCTTAAATATATTGAAATTAATCCTAATGTTAAAATAGTAGTCTCAGGTGGTAGAGGTTCCGGTGAGAGCATTACTGAAGCGGAAGCTATGAAAAGATTTTTAATGAAACATGGAGTCTCAGAAAATAATATTATAAAAGAAGAAAGATCAACAAACACTTTTGAAAATATGAAGTTCACAACGCAGATCTTGAAAAAATTAGATAAAAAAGAAAATATAGAAGTAACTGTTGTAACAAATAATTTTCATATGTTCAGAGCTAAGTTTTTAGCGCAAAGACAAGGATTAAAGGTATATGGTTATCCTGCACCGCTTCACCCGATGCTAGTTCCTACTTGCTTTGCAAGGGAATATTTAGCAGTGATAAATTCATTTATATTTGATAAATGA
- a CDS encoding ATP-dependent Clp protease adaptor ClpS: MSEKRIFNEGIETKEKIDIKEKIESKIRKPSNYMVVIHNDDYTSMEFVVQVLVGVFKKQVVEATRIMFDVHKKGSGVAGIYSHDVGLTKIDQTMEMCEESGFPLKLTLEEE, translated from the coding sequence ATGTCAGAAAAAAGGATTTTTAATGAGGGAATTGAAACTAAAGAGAAAATTGATATTAAAGAAAAAATAGAAAGTAAAATTAGGAAACCTAGTAATTATATGGTAGTTATTCACAATGATGATTATACAAGTATGGAATTTGTTGTGCAGGTTCTAGTTGGAGTTTTTAAAAAACAGGTTGTGGAAGCCACAAGAATTATGTTTGATGTCCATAAGAAAGGTAGTGGCGTCGCTGGAATATATAGCCATGATGTAGGCTTAACAAAAATTGATCAAACTATGGAAATGTGTGAAGAAAGTGGATTTCCACTGAAATTAACATTAGAAGAGGAGTAA